One genomic window of Candidatus Thermoplasmatota archaeon includes the following:
- a CDS encoding sterol desaturase family protein — MLEIGVYLIIMILVFLSMDAVAWFLHKYVMHGFGWFLHEDHHRYTKKRFEKNDVFGLFFAVVSILFIFSGFFAGLDLRFFIGVGIALYGLWYLIVHDVFFHRRLKIKYRPKSRYLKRVLHAHAVHHQKSTAHQGICFAFMYAQKKYDVPQEQLKN, encoded by the coding sequence ATGCTTGAAATTGGTGTATATCTCATCATCATGATTCTTGTTTTTCTCAGTATGGATGCAGTCGCCTGGTTTCTCCATAAATATGTCATGCATGGTTTCGGATGGTTTCTCCACGAAGATCACCATCGTTATACAAAAAAACGTTTTGAAAAAAACGATGTGTTTGGTTTGTTTTTTGCAGTCGTCTCAATACTGTTCATCTTTTCTGGTTTTTTTGCAGGATTAGATCTACGATTCTTCATCGGCGTTGGCATTGCACTCTACGGACTCTGGTATCTCATTGTTCATGACGTCTTCTTTCACCGTCGACTCAAAATCAAATACCGTCCAAAAAGCAGATACCTGAAGCGAGTACTCCACGCCCATGCAGTCCATCATCAGAAAAGTACGGCACATCAAGGGATTTGTTTTGCTTTCATGTATGCACAAAAAAAGTATGATGTACCACAAGAACAATTAAAAAATTAA
- a CDS encoding lycopene cyclase domain-containing protein, translating to MIINYLILDILIILFPFLLSFNWKFTYYRYYTALFPAIAIVGIGYILWDAIVTARGDWWFNYNYLSGITIIGLPLEEILFFIVVPYSCIFIYENLEYFYPDKKITYNKHLYIGITILLILGSIIFYTQAYTILALISCAFFFIIALWCYPEILQSRNYWLYIGISMIPFIIFNYLLTSLPIVLYNPSAIWGGDGLWNGRFITIPYEDFFYNFAMLSFYLLVYRIFKKRWFTKNEKTT from the coding sequence ATGATCATAAACTATCTCATCTTAGATATACTCATCATCCTTTTTCCTTTTCTTTTGTCATTTAACTGGAAATTTACCTACTATCGATATTACACAGCATTATTCCCTGCTATCGCCATCGTCGGTATCGGCTATATCCTCTGGGATGCAATCGTCACTGCACGAGGAGACTGGTGGTTCAACTACAACTATCTCTCAGGCATAACCATCATTGGGCTACCACTTGAAGAAATACTTTTTTTCATCGTTGTTCCCTACTCATGCATCTTTATTTACGAAAACCTAGAATATTTCTATCCAGATAAAAAAATCACCTACAACAAACACCTATACATCGGTATTACCATACTCTTGATTCTCGGCAGCATCATTTTTTATACCCAGGCTTATACAATTCTAGCGCTCATATCCTGTGCCTTTTTCTTCATCATTGCCCTCTGGTGCTACCCAGAGATTCTCCAATCACGAAACTACTGGCTCTACATTGGCATCTCCATGATTCCATTTATCATCTTCAACTATCTCTTAACCTCACTACCGATTGTTCTGTACAACCCGTCTGCCATATGGGGTGGAGACGGCCTGTGGAACGGCAGATTCATCACCATACCCTATGAGGATTTCTTCTATAACTTCGCCATGCTTTCATTCTATCTGCTTGTCTATCGCATCTTTAAAAAACGATGGTTTACCAAGAACGAAAAAACAACATGA
- the crtI gene encoding phytoene desaturase family protein, which yields MTKKKVAVIGAGFGGMAAAALLARDGYQVTVVEKNDQPGGRAIIYKAKDFVFDMGPSWYLMPDVFEKFFAEFNKKPEDYYKLIRLKPAYRVFFSKDERVDISPDLEQNYQLFDRYQKNGREQFKKYLAAAEYQYTIAMNEFIYKEYQHLWDFFSPKLLIKGSKLHIFKKLDSYAQRYITDEKLRKILEYTMVFLGGTPFDTPALYSLMSHVDFNLGVWYPDGGFGTLARSFEQLAKEQGVNFLYNHEVTKIITEHNTVTCLETNTEKIPADIIVANADYHHVETQLLEPCHQTYPEKYWQKKAIAPSALLMYLGVQGKIQNLVHHNLYFASHWEDHFNTIFRNPLWPKDPSYYVSCPSKTDPTVAPNDAENLFILIPVAAGLHDPKKIREKYFNQVITHLEHLTGESIKDRIIVKRLFAHADFTNYYHAYKGTALGLAHTLKQTAVFRPHHKSKKVKGLYYTGHYTHPGIGVPMVIIASQIVVHQIRNTYDR from the coding sequence ATGACCAAAAAAAAAGTAGCAGTGATCGGTGCAGGTTTTGGGGGGATGGCTGCTGCAGCACTCCTTGCTCGAGATGGCTACCAAGTCACTGTTGTTGAAAAAAATGACCAACCAGGTGGTCGAGCAATCATCTACAAAGCAAAAGACTTTGTCTTTGACATGGGACCATCATGGTACCTCATGCCAGATGTGTTCGAAAAATTCTTCGCAGAATTTAACAAAAAACCAGAAGACTACTATAAACTCATACGACTCAAACCAGCATACCGAGTTTTTTTCTCAAAAGACGAACGTGTTGATATATCACCAGATCTTGAACAAAACTACCAGCTCTTCGATCGATACCAAAAAAACGGTCGAGAACAATTTAAAAAATATCTTGCCGCAGCTGAATACCAATACACTATAGCAATGAATGAATTCATCTACAAAGAATACCAGCACCTCTGGGATTTCTTCAGTCCAAAACTACTCATTAAAGGATCCAAACTCCACATCTTCAAAAAACTAGATTCCTATGCCCAGCGATATATCACTGATGAAAAACTTCGAAAAATCCTGGAATACACCATGGTGTTCCTTGGTGGAACCCCTTTCGACACCCCAGCATTATATTCACTAATGTCCCATGTTGATTTCAACCTTGGGGTCTGGTATCCAGACGGAGGATTTGGAACACTAGCACGCTCCTTTGAACAACTCGCAAAAGAACAAGGAGTTAACTTTCTCTACAATCATGAAGTAACAAAAATTATCACTGAACACAACACCGTAACTTGCCTTGAAACAAACACCGAAAAAATCCCAGCAGACATCATTGTTGCAAACGCTGATTACCATCATGTTGAAACACAACTCCTTGAACCCTGCCATCAAACCTACCCTGAAAAATACTGGCAGAAAAAAGCAATCGCACCATCAGCACTCCTCATGTATCTCGGCGTCCAAGGAAAAATACAAAACCTTGTACATCACAACCTCTATTTTGCATCACACTGGGAAGATCATTTCAACACCATCTTTAGAAATCCGCTCTGGCCAAAAGATCCCTCATATTATGTCAGCTGCCCATCAAAAACAGATCCTACCGTTGCTCCAAACGATGCTGAAAATCTTTTCATTCTCATCCCTGTTGCAGCAGGGCTCCATGACCCGAAAAAAATACGAGAAAAATACTTCAACCAAGTCATCACACATCTTGAACACCTCACCGGTGAATCAATCAAAGATCGAATCATCGTGAAAAGACTCTTTGCCCATGCTGATTTCACAAACTATTATCATGCTTATAAAGGAACAGCACTTGGCCTTGCCCACACCCTTAAACAAACTGCAGTATTCAGACCACACCATAAGAGTAAAAAAGTAAAAGGATTATACTACACAGGACATTATACCCATCCTGGTATCGGCGTACCTATGGTTATCATTGCCTCACAAATCGTAGTCCACCAGATAAGGAATACCTATGATCGTTGA
- a CDS encoding phytoene/squalene synthase family protein: MIVDKTFIAIFQKGSRTYFYSSLFFPMHIRRDVFILYGFVRKADNFVDAVPQNPQGFYEFKEKYKQAVAGQQTGDIVIDSFVDLAHKHNFNFEWVDSFLHSMEMDLTKKTYETMEETIDYMYGSAEVIGLLMARILHLNKDALPYAQYLGRAMQYINFIRDIDEDNALGRIYFPRSELQKYGLENLNYDHVLNHQQGFYDFIHAQIQKYCEWQEFAEQGYSCIPKRYLISVKTASEMYKWTAQKILRNPFIVYDWKVKPRIIRIVTATLVNLINIMSDKYETTPCPVKQHHH; this comes from the coding sequence ATGATCGTTGATAAAACATTCATAGCAATTTTTCAAAAAGGAAGTAGAACCTATTTCTACAGTAGCCTTTTTTTCCCAATGCATATCCGCAGAGACGTCTTTATCCTCTATGGTTTTGTCAGAAAAGCAGATAATTTTGTTGATGCAGTACCACAAAATCCACAAGGTTTTTATGAGTTCAAAGAAAAATACAAACAAGCAGTCGCAGGACAGCAGACCGGTGACATCGTCATTGATTCATTCGTAGACCTTGCACACAAACATAATTTTAACTTCGAATGGGTTGATTCTTTTCTCCATTCCATGGAAATGGATCTTACAAAAAAAACCTATGAAACTATGGAAGAAACCATTGACTACATGTATGGATCAGCTGAAGTCATCGGGCTACTCATGGCTCGAATCCTTCACTTAAACAAAGATGCTTTACCCTACGCCCAATATCTTGGTCGAGCAATGCAGTACATCAATTTTATCAGAGACATCGATGAGGATAACGCTCTTGGGAGAATTTATTTTCCACGATCTGAACTGCAAAAATATGGTTTAGAAAATCTCAATTATGATCACGTTCTCAATCATCAACAAGGATTCTATGACTTTATCCATGCACAAATACAAAAATACTGTGAATGGCAAGAATTCGCAGAACAAGGATATTCTTGCATCCCAAAACGGTACCTCATCTCCGTGAAAACAGCGTCTGAAATGTACAAATGGACTGCACAAAAAATCCTCCGCAATCCGTTCATTGTCTATGACTGGAAAGTAAAACCACGGATCATACGCATCGTCACAGCAACGCTAGTAAATCTCATCAATATCATGAGTGATAAATACGAGACAACACCCTGCCCGGTAAAACAGCATCATCACTAA